The following coding sequences are from one Triticum dicoccoides isolate Atlit2015 ecotype Zavitan chromosome 4A, WEW_v2.0, whole genome shotgun sequence window:
- the LOC119289001 gene encoding TPD1 protein homolog 1B-like isoform X2 produces the protein MACFQTRPSAAVVVVVAVLLLQACYEASASSSLQLQLPRHQMRKMLSASAPSMSSSGGGGRSAEPLELEECSKDLLEVYQINAPSMAGGIPTYSVEFTNTCIECLVCDVHVACGDFASNDVIDPAKFRRLAINDCLVNDGKSIEPSFPVSFQYGNSFPYPMTVASASCDCN, from the exons ATGGCGTGCTTTCAGACGCGTCCAAGTGCTGCTGTTGTGGTCGTCGTCGCCGTGCTTCTGCTCCAGGCTTGCTATGAAG CATCAGCGTCTTCCTCGCTGCAGCTGCAGCTTCCTCGGCATCAGATGCGCAAGATGCTCAGCGCCAGTGCACCTTCCATGTCATCGAGCGGCGGAGGAGGGCGCTCGGCGGAGCCGTTGGAGCTGGAGGAGTGCTCAAAGGATCTCCTGGAGGTGTACCAGATCAACGCGCCGAGCATGGCGGGCGGCATACCGACCTACAGCGTGGAGTTCACCAACACATGCATAGAATGTCTCGTGTGCGACGTCCATGTCGCATGCGGCGACTTCGCCTCAAATGATGTCATCGACCCGGCCAAGTTCCGCCGCCTCGCCATCAACGACTGCCTCGTCAACGACGGCAAGTCCATTGAGCCCAGCTTCCCCGTGTCCTTCCAGTACGGCAACTCCTTTCCCTACCCGATGACAGTCGCGTCCGCCTCCTGTGACTGTAACTAG
- the LOC119289001 gene encoding TPD1 protein homolog 1B-like isoform X1 — MACFQTRPSAAVVVVVAVLLLQACYEGSQASASSSLQLQLPRHQMRKMLSASAPSMSSSGGGGRSAEPLELEECSKDLLEVYQINAPSMAGGIPTYSVEFTNTCIECLVCDVHVACGDFASNDVIDPAKFRRLAINDCLVNDGKSIEPSFPVSFQYGNSFPYPMTVASASCDCN; from the exons ATGGCGTGCTTTCAGACGCGTCCAAGTGCTGCTGTTGTGGTCGTCGTCGCCGTGCTTCTGCTCCAGGCTTGCTATGAAGGTAGTCAAG CATCAGCGTCTTCCTCGCTGCAGCTGCAGCTTCCTCGGCATCAGATGCGCAAGATGCTCAGCGCCAGTGCACCTTCCATGTCATCGAGCGGCGGAGGAGGGCGCTCGGCGGAGCCGTTGGAGCTGGAGGAGTGCTCAAAGGATCTCCTGGAGGTGTACCAGATCAACGCGCCGAGCATGGCGGGCGGCATACCGACCTACAGCGTGGAGTTCACCAACACATGCATAGAATGTCTCGTGTGCGACGTCCATGTCGCATGCGGCGACTTCGCCTCAAATGATGTCATCGACCCGGCCAAGTTCCGCCGCCTCGCCATCAACGACTGCCTCGTCAACGACGGCAAGTCCATTGAGCCCAGCTTCCCCGTGTCCTTCCAGTACGGCAACTCCTTTCCCTACCCGATGACAGTCGCGTCCGCCTCCTGTGACTGTAACTAG